One region of Chanodichthys erythropterus isolate Z2021 chromosome 17, ASM2448905v1, whole genome shotgun sequence genomic DNA includes:
- the bach1a gene encoding transcription regulator protein BACH1a, protein MSVDGPRTSVFTFQSAVHSHHVLRSLEELRQKELLCDVTVEVERRSFRAHSSVLASCSHYFYTRLTNHSRPNLTVSLPDEVTVEGFEPLLQFAYTAKLHFTKENILEIHRCAEFLGFQNLDKACFEFLIPKFSDGGGTSKKVKGKSKNQASNKKSQAINSPSDQNPETGEDRVPQDAGTVMQAASATSSVESPKDCPPIPNDKEMQLDLSPLYARSSSYHMGDGQEQFCLQNCGPQLPSSSMVASEVCPFLSTSSTSDNEKLHSAVATCGADILAMEEQFQKELAMEVRCEPPTDKDLSIASITDGHFDQLEGSLMPPTECSQLCPLNSVESNGVLDGISGAPDLSSIGTDGNQVFDSNKQTFSELTPKDGFTERSVVEREVAEHLAKGFWPDLSSTLNEPLPLDSIDQSSAGNGSDFHWLKHLDLGAAPDDCPFLRDLSSNDRQTSMGHTLSNEDTGDSPCMSPINSRENSECESDGDCAQCGSNEQVQEVDLPFPVEQISTMTRRAFLQMLKREKLTPEQLEFVQDVRRRSKNRVAAQRCRKRKLDCIYWLEGDIKKLRSEKEKLLQDRNQLKLSLEDVHQNISGLWQSLSTDISPQSEQLQALTRYFSSDCPTSILLTPMASPSLAGPDRDAHANTLLPDTCPEGDTAALRSPAAFLQDNVQSTVTDPAP, encoded by the exons ATGTCTGTGGATGGCCCCCGGACCTCTGTTTTCACCTTTCAGTCCGCTGTTCACAGCCATCATGTTCTTCGCTCGCTGGAGGAACTGAGACAGAAGGAGCTCTTGTGTGATGTGACGGTTGAAGTGGAGCGCAGGAGCTTTCGAGCACACTCTTCAGTGCTGGCTTCCTGCAGCCACTATTTTTACACCAGACTGACAAACCACAGCCGACCAAACCTCACTGTCAGCTTGCCGGATGAG GTCACTGTGGAGGGATTTGAGCCTCTTCTGCAGTTCGCCTACACTGCAAAACTTCACTTCACGAAAGAAAACATCCTGGAGATCCACAGATGCGCCGAATTTCTTGGATTTCAAAACCTCGATAAGGCCTGCTTTGAATTCCTCATCCCGAAGTTTTCTGATGGTGGTGGAACCTCAAAAAAAGTGAAGGGGAAAAGCAAGAACCAAGCATCCAATAAGAAATCCCAAGCTATCAACAGTCCTAGTGACCAAAACCCTGAAACTGGAGAAGATCGTGTACCTCAGGATGCAGGAACAGTCATGCAGGCTGCATCTGCAACATCCTCTGTAGAAAGTCCTAAAGATTGTCCCCCCATCCCAAATGACAAAGAAATGCAGTTAGATTTATCCCCGCTGTACGCAAGAAGCTCTTCATACCACATGGGTGATGGCCAAGAGCAGTTTTGCCTGCAGAACTGTGGCCCACAGTTGCCTTCCTCTTCTATGGTGGCTAGTGAAGTTTGTCCTTTCCTGTCCACTTCGAGCACAAGTGACAACGAGAAACTGCATTCGGCTGTAGCTACCTGTGGTGCCGACATTTTAGCAATGGAGGAACAATTCCAGAAGGAACTAGCAATGGAGGTACGTTGTGAACCACCTACTGATAAAGACCTGAGCATTGCCAGTATCACCGATGGCCACTTTGACCAACTTGAAGGGTCTCTAATGCCGCCCACCGAGTGCAGCCAACTATGTCCTCTGAATTCCGTGGAGTCAAACGGGGTTTTGGACGGGATTTCCGGCGCGCCAGACCTCAGCAGCATTGGCACCGATGGCAACCAGGTCTTCGATTCCAACAAACAAACGTTCTCTGAACTGACCCCCAAGGATGGCTTCACCGAACGAAGCGTAGTGGAAAGGGAAGTGGCTGAGCATCTTGCAAAGGGCTTTTGGCCGGATTTGAGCTCCACGTTAAATGAGCCGCTACCTTTGGACTCTATCGACCAGTCGTCTGCAGGAAACGGCTCGGACTTCCACTGGTTGAAGCATCTGGATCTGGGAGCTGCGCCCGATGATTGTCCCTTCCTGAGGGACCTGAGCTCCAATGACAGACAGACCTCCATGGGACACACTCTGTCCAACGAGGACACTGGAGACAGTCCCTGCATGTCCCCAATTAACTCAAGGGAAAACTCTGAGTGCGAATCGGATGGAGACTGTGCGCAATGTGGTAGCAATGAACAAGTGCAGGAG GTGGATTTGCCATTCCCTGTGGAGCAAATTTCCACCATGACCCGGAGAGCATTCCTGCAGATGTTAAAACGCGAGAAACTGACCCCAGAACAGCTGGAGTTTGTTCAAGATGTGAGACGGCGCAGTAAGAACCGCGTGGCTGCTCAGCGCTGCCGCAAGAGGAAGTTAGACTGTATCTACTGGCTGGAGGGAGACATCAAGAAACTG AGGAGCGAGAAGGAGAAATTACTGCAAGATCGCAACCAGCTGAAGCTCAGCTTGGAGGATGTGCATCAGAACATCTCGGGTCTGTGGCAGAGCCTCTCTACGGACATCTCGCCGCAGTCCGAGCAGCTGCAAGCGCTAACTAGGTACTTCTCCTCTGACTGTCCCACCTCCATCCTCCTGACCCCCATGGCCTCTCCAAGCCTGGCTGGCCCAGACCGGGACGCCCATGCGAACACCCTTCTTCCAGACACTTGTCCTGAAGGAGACACAGCAGCTCTCAGGTCGCCCGCTGCCTTCCTGCAAGACAACGTTCAGAGCACTGTTACAGATCCAGCTCCATGA
- the mipepa gene encoding mitochondrial intermediate peptidase, with protein sequence MSAYRPLLRLLRRGTAAARVCRTVTTWSPVGAAFNAKVQRRLDLFQQNVGLFGVPELSSIEGFEVVQDRALQETEQLVEKACRSPPGVQTVEIFDKLSDSLCRVADMADFIKVAHPNPSYREAAERTCINIGTMVERLNTNVELCKSLKDLLDSKEIFAKLDSETRRVAELFMFDFEISGIHLDEKKRKEAVNLNVKLLDLSNQFLMSCHMPNRIEKRVLPEHIHQHFSKDGKYIQISGLHADAPDDLVREVAYKIFLYPNANVMHILEELLACRDKLARLVGYESYAHRALKGTMAKSPEAVMSFLQQITDKLSDRTEKDFEMMRDMKTKLNPRNSELMPWDHPYFSGVIRAERFNIEPSLYSPYFSLGACMEGLNGLFTQLYGVSLLAEQPSVGEVWSEDVRKLAVVHETEGLLGYIYCDFFYRPEKPLQDCHFTIRGGRQLDDGQYQLPMVVLMLNLPQPTRSAPTLLSPGMMENLFHEMGHAMHSMLGRTRYQHVTGTRCSTDFAEVPSILMEYFATDYRVISQFARHYQTGQPLPQSMVARLCESKKVCGAADTQLQVFYAVLDQVYHGKPQNQSTTDIMIDMQRKYYGLPYVTNTAWQLRFSHLVGYGAKYYSYLMSRAVASMVWKQCFYKDPLNRETGERYRREMLAHGGGKEPMLMVEGMLQKRPSIEDFVNALVSDLDPDFETFIMDSEG encoded by the exons ATGTCAGCGTACAGACCGCTGCTGCGTTTGCTCAGGCGCGGGACAGCAGCAGCGCGGGTCTGTAGGACAGTCACCACCTGGTCACCTGTAGGAGCTGCTTTCAATGCCAAAGTCCAGAGGAGACTAGACCTCTTCCAACAAAATGTG GGGTTGTTTGGTGTCCCAGAGCTCAGCTCCATTGAGGGTTTTGAGGTGGTCCAGGACAGAGCCCTGCAGGAGACAGAGCAGCTGGTGGAGAAAGCCTGCCGCAGCCCCCCAGGAGTCCAGACTGTGGAGATATTTGACAAACTGTCAGATAGTCTATGCAGAGTGGCAGACATG gcagACTTTATTAAAGTGGCACATCCCAATCCATCCTACCGGGAGGCTGCAGAGAGGACTTGTATAAACATTGGCACTATGGTGGAGAG GCTCAATACCAATGTTGAATTGTGTAAGAGCTTAAAGGACCTGTTGGATAGCAAAGAGATCTTTGCCAAACTGGACTCAGAGACAAG AAGAGTGGCTGAACTGTTCATGTTTGACTTCGAAATAAGTGGAATCCATCTGGATGAAAAAAAG AGGAAAGAGGCTGTGAACTTGAATGTGAAGCTGTTGGATCTGAGCAATCAGTTTCTCATGAGCTGTCACATGCCCAACAGAATAGAGAAGAGAGTCCTTCCTGAACACATTCACCAGCACTTCAGTAAAGACGGAAAGTACATTCAGATCAGCGGCCTGCATGCGGACGCGCCTGATGATCTG GTCAGGGAAGTTGCGTATAAAATTTTCCTCTATCCAAATGCAAATGTGATGCACATACTTGAGGAACTGCTGGCCTGTAGAGATAAATTGGCTCGCCTGGTTGGTTATGAATCTTATGCACACAGAGCTTTAAAGGGAACCATGGCCAAAAGCCCAG AGGCAGTTATGAGCTTCTTACAGCAGATCACAGACAAGCTCTCAGACAG GACAGAAAAGGATTTTGAAATGATGAGGGATATGAAGACAAAACTCAACCCCAGAAATTCT GAACTAATGCCTTGGGACCATCCGTACTTCAGTGGTGTGATACGTGCAGAAAG ATTTAACATCGAGCCAAGCCTGTACAGTCCGTACTTCTCGCTGGGAGCGTGTATGGAAGGTCTGAACGGTCTTTTCACACAGCTGTATGGCGTATCACTGCTGGCTGAGCAGCCCAGTGTGGGGGAGGTCTGGAGCGAAGATGTGCGCAAGCTG GCTGTGGTGCATGAAACAGAGGGACTGCTGGGATATATCTACTGTGACTTTTTCTACAGACCTGAGAAACCTCTCCAG GACTGCCACTTTACCATTCGTGGAGGGAGGCAGTTGGATGATGGCCAGTATCAGCTGCCAATGGTGGTCCTGATGCTAAACCTGCCCCAGCCAACGCGGTCCGCTCCTACGTTACTCAGCCCGGGCATGATGGAAAATCTCTTCCATGAGATGGGCCATGCCATGCACTCCATGCTGGGACGTACCCGCTACCAACATGTGACGG GAACGCGATGTAGCACTGATTTCGCAGAGGTGCCCTCTATTCTCATGGAATACTTTGCCACAGATTATCGAGTGATCAGTCAGTTCGCTCGCCACTACCAGACTGGACAG CCTTTGCCACAGAGCATGGTGGCCCGTCTTTGTGAGTCCAAGAAAGTCTGTGGTGCAGCTGACACTCAACTTCAG GTTTTCTATGCAGTCCTGGATCAAGTTTATCATGGAAAACCACAAAACCAATCAACGACAGACATCATGATAGACATGCAGAGGAAGTATTATGGCCTGCCATATGTCACAAACACA GCCTGGCAGCTGAGGTTCAGTCATCTTGTCGGCTATGGGGCGAAGTACTACTCGTACCTGATGTCACGGGCTGTGGCCTCCATGGTGTGGAAGCAGTGTTTCTATAAAGACCCCCTCAACAG GGAAACCGGAGAGCGTTACCGTAGAGAGATGCTGGCTCATGGAGGAGGGAAGGAGCCCATGCTGATGGTAGaag